In a single window of the Antedon mediterranea chromosome 1, ecAntMedi1.1, whole genome shotgun sequence genome:
- the LOC140044589 gene encoding uncharacterized protein produces MTTSKMEKQLIFIVLCCILPVAYSHYSSSSQCFEHECGPAEFCCGPHECCLTDCSSTNCAIDEYCCGNERCCDHECHSSYCDPRNEYCCGENQCCEYKCHGGCDDDHFCCGTDLCCANQLWYTVWWLWAISSLGFLLLLSSCIAVCCRTCCYSRPREVVIYRSEANDYHRFENEMTCPEKF; encoded by the exons ATGACAACAAGCAAGATGGAGAAACAACTCATATTCATAGTACTCTGTTGTATCCTGCCCGTGGCTTATTCCCACTATTCCTCAAGT TCTCAATGTTTTGAACATGA aTGTGGTCCTGCAGAGTTTTGCTGTGGACCTCACGAGTGCTGCTTAACAGATTGTTCTTCAACAAA TTGTGCAATTGACGAATATTGTTGCGGTAACGAGAGATGTTGTGACCACGAATGTCATTCTTCGTA TTGCGATCCTAGGAACGAATACTGCTGTGGAGAAAACCAATGTTGCGAATACAAATGTCATGGCGG GTGCGATGATGATCATTTTTGTTGCGGTACAGACTTATGCTGTGCCAACCAGCTATGGTATACAGTGTGGTGGTTGTG GGCTATAAGCAGTCTAGGATTTCTGCTTCTCTTGTCTTCTTGCATCGCCGTCTGCTGCCGTACGTGTTGCTACAGCAGGCCAAGAGAAGTTGTGATATACAGATCGGAAGCTAACGATTATCATCGTTTTGAAAACGAGATGACATGTCCAGAGAAATTTTAA
- the LOC140049586 gene encoding CMP-N-acetylneuraminate-poly-alpha-2,8-sialyltransferase-like isoform X3 has protein sequence MSSSVKLNELPKLRMASSNRPLLPTNRNEFINRRTSKKSKLSKTTLHTDAHNSLNSVFRKQINATAVSLMRQKLITNGFSPRDSVHIYKITYRRGKGVAGVSFPEHSKHWTRPDGSPWLSEAETCAVVGNSGILKGSKCGNEIDSHDLVFRTNMSPIDGFVKDAGRRTTLNTVNRVAADKIFKCLIVKQRQCRTPALDYASSHLTDAIIWMPKMNTRANQYYRRAISEFQKYFRGFVFGYPNKNLELPIRKLWNLTDVPTSGLYLYAIAGTVCKKISLYGFYPFTHTESGRALTYHYFDEETIVDRIIPHNMTREYLELLKLNEAGVVRLVTDNCKQ, from the exons ATGAGTAG ctCCGTCAAACTGAATGAGCTTCCAAAACTTAGGATGGCCTCGTCGAATCGACCATTATTACCGACAAACCGAAATGAATTCATCAATAGGCGTACATCGAAAAAGTCTAAATTGAGTAAGACTACCTTACACACAGATGCACACAACAGCCTCAACTCAGTATTTCGTAAGCAAATCAACGCTACAGCTGTATCACTTATGCG gcAAAAATTAATAACCAACGGCTTTTCGCCAAGGGATAGTGTACACATCTATAAAATAACCTACAGACGTGGAAAAGGCGTAGCCGGCGTATCGTTCCCGGAACATTCCAAACACTGGACGCGACCAGATGGATCACCATGGTTGTCTGAAGCTGAAACATGTGCTGTTGTGGGAAACAGTGGGATATTGAAAGGAAGTAAATGCGGTAACGAAATAGACTCGCACGATTTGGTTTTTAGAACTAATATGTCGCCTATTGACGGTTTCGTTAAAGACGCCGGACGAAGAACGACTCTGAACACCGTGAACAGAGTGGCAGCTGACAAGATATTCAAGTGCTTGATAGTTAAACAGAGACAATGCCGCACGCCGGCTTTGGATTATGCGAGTAGCCACTTAACTGATGCCATAATATGGATGCCTAAGATGAATACAAGAGCAAATCAGTATTACAGAAGAGCCATATCGGAGTTCCAGAAGTACTTCAGAGGATTCGTATTTGGATATCCAAATAAAAACCTGGAATTACCTATACGCAA GCTGTGGAACCTAACTGATGTGCCTACGTCGGGTCTCTATCTATATGCTATTGCAGGTACGGTGTGTAAAAAGATATCCTTGTATGGGTTCTATCCGTTCACACATACAGAATCTGGACGAGCATTAACATATCACTATTTCGATGAAGAAACTATCGTGGACAGAATCATACCTCATAACATGACAAGGGAGTATTTGGAGTTATTAAAACTAAACGAAGCAGGTGTCGTACGATTAGTTACTGATAATTGTAAACAATAG
- the LOC140049586 gene encoding CMP-N-acetylneuraminate-poly-alpha-2,8-sialyltransferase-like isoform X1 — translation MLQVVNRGRCCVANSLKSVIVFLLLWGIILGIYELSSIKSNHIKVKDVCITCRSMSSSVKLNELPKLRMASSNRPLLPTNRNEFINRRTSKKSKLSKTTLHTDAHNSLNSVFRKQINATAVSLMRQKLITNGFSPRDSVHIYKITYRRGKGVAGVSFPEHSKHWTRPDGSPWLSEAETCAVVGNSGILKGSKCGNEIDSHDLVFRTNMSPIDGFVKDAGRRTTLNTVNRVAADKIFKCLIVKQRQCRTPALDYASSHLTDAIIWMPKMNTRANQYYRRAISEFQKYFRGFVFGYPNKNLELPIRKLWNLTDVPTSGLYLYAIAGTVCKKISLYGFYPFTHTESGRALTYHYFDEETIVDRIIPHNMTREYLELLKLNEAGVVRLVTDNCKQ, via the exons atgttgCAGGTTGTCAATCGTGGCCGATGCTGTGTTGCAAATTCATTAAAATCAGTAATAGTGTTTCTTCTTTTGTGGGGAATAATATTAGGCATCTATGAATTGTCTTCGATAAAAAGCAATCACATCAAAGTTAAAGATGTGTGCATAACTTGTCGAAGTATGAGTAG ctCCGTCAAACTGAATGAGCTTCCAAAACTTAGGATGGCCTCGTCGAATCGACCATTATTACCGACAAACCGAAATGAATTCATCAATAGGCGTACATCGAAAAAGTCTAAATTGAGTAAGACTACCTTACACACAGATGCACACAACAGCCTCAACTCAGTATTTCGTAAGCAAATCAACGCTACAGCTGTATCACTTATGCG gcAAAAATTAATAACCAACGGCTTTTCGCCAAGGGATAGTGTACACATCTATAAAATAACCTACAGACGTGGAAAAGGCGTAGCCGGCGTATCGTTCCCGGAACATTCCAAACACTGGACGCGACCAGATGGATCACCATGGTTGTCTGAAGCTGAAACATGTGCTGTTGTGGGAAACAGTGGGATATTGAAAGGAAGTAAATGCGGTAACGAAATAGACTCGCACGATTTGGTTTTTAGAACTAATATGTCGCCTATTGACGGTTTCGTTAAAGACGCCGGACGAAGAACGACTCTGAACACCGTGAACAGAGTGGCAGCTGACAAGATATTCAAGTGCTTGATAGTTAAACAGAGACAATGCCGCACGCCGGCTTTGGATTATGCGAGTAGCCACTTAACTGATGCCATAATATGGATGCCTAAGATGAATACAAGAGCAAATCAGTATTACAGAAGAGCCATATCGGAGTTCCAGAAGTACTTCAGAGGATTCGTATTTGGATATCCAAATAAAAACCTGGAATTACCTATACGCAA GCTGTGGAACCTAACTGATGTGCCTACGTCGGGTCTCTATCTATATGCTATTGCAGGTACGGTGTGTAAAAAGATATCCTTGTATGGGTTCTATCCGTTCACACATACAGAATCTGGACGAGCATTAACATATCACTATTTCGATGAAGAAACTATCGTGGACAGAATCATACCTCATAACATGACAAGGGAGTATTTGGAGTTATTAAAACTAAACGAAGCAGGTGTCGTACGATTAGTTACTGATAATTGTAAACAATAG
- the LOC140049586 gene encoding CMP-N-acetylneuraminate-poly-alpha-2,8-sialyltransferase-like isoform X2 produces MVVNRGRCCVANSLKSVIVFLLLWGIILGIYELSSIKSNHIKVKDVCITCRSMSSSVKLNELPKLRMASSNRPLLPTNRNEFINRRTSKKSKLSKTTLHTDAHNSLNSVFRKQINATAVSLMRQKLITNGFSPRDSVHIYKITYRRGKGVAGVSFPEHSKHWTRPDGSPWLSEAETCAVVGNSGILKGSKCGNEIDSHDLVFRTNMSPIDGFVKDAGRRTTLNTVNRVAADKIFKCLIVKQRQCRTPALDYASSHLTDAIIWMPKMNTRANQYYRRAISEFQKYFRGFVFGYPNKNLELPIRKLWNLTDVPTSGLYLYAIAGTVCKKISLYGFYPFTHTESGRALTYHYFDEETIVDRIIPHNMTREYLELLKLNEAGVVRLVTDNCKQ; encoded by the exons ATG GTTGTCAATCGTGGCCGATGCTGTGTTGCAAATTCATTAAAATCAGTAATAGTGTTTCTTCTTTTGTGGGGAATAATATTAGGCATCTATGAATTGTCTTCGATAAAAAGCAATCACATCAAAGTTAAAGATGTGTGCATAACTTGTCGAAGTATGAGTAG ctCCGTCAAACTGAATGAGCTTCCAAAACTTAGGATGGCCTCGTCGAATCGACCATTATTACCGACAAACCGAAATGAATTCATCAATAGGCGTACATCGAAAAAGTCTAAATTGAGTAAGACTACCTTACACACAGATGCACACAACAGCCTCAACTCAGTATTTCGTAAGCAAATCAACGCTACAGCTGTATCACTTATGCG gcAAAAATTAATAACCAACGGCTTTTCGCCAAGGGATAGTGTACACATCTATAAAATAACCTACAGACGTGGAAAAGGCGTAGCCGGCGTATCGTTCCCGGAACATTCCAAACACTGGACGCGACCAGATGGATCACCATGGTTGTCTGAAGCTGAAACATGTGCTGTTGTGGGAAACAGTGGGATATTGAAAGGAAGTAAATGCGGTAACGAAATAGACTCGCACGATTTGGTTTTTAGAACTAATATGTCGCCTATTGACGGTTTCGTTAAAGACGCCGGACGAAGAACGACTCTGAACACCGTGAACAGAGTGGCAGCTGACAAGATATTCAAGTGCTTGATAGTTAAACAGAGACAATGCCGCACGCCGGCTTTGGATTATGCGAGTAGCCACTTAACTGATGCCATAATATGGATGCCTAAGATGAATACAAGAGCAAATCAGTATTACAGAAGAGCCATATCGGAGTTCCAGAAGTACTTCAGAGGATTCGTATTTGGATATCCAAATAAAAACCTGGAATTACCTATACGCAA GCTGTGGAACCTAACTGATGTGCCTACGTCGGGTCTCTATCTATATGCTATTGCAGGTACGGTGTGTAAAAAGATATCCTTGTATGGGTTCTATCCGTTCACACATACAGAATCTGGACGAGCATTAACATATCACTATTTCGATGAAGAAACTATCGTGGACAGAATCATACCTCATAACATGACAAGGGAGTATTTGGAGTTATTAAAACTAAACGAAGCAGGTGTCGTACGATTAGTTACTGATAATTGTAAACAATAG
- the LOC140049598 gene encoding uncharacterized protein yields MPVKGKKSEPKEDVKEVLLSGIYIFPNGDKYEGEYCLTDDGSIERQGEGIHSSADGTCYKGQWEKDKMNGHGTLTHPGGSSYEGHFCNNQFHGRGQYTWPNGSFYEGEFNENRMEGDGSFTDTNRQVWVGTFRNRAAPGLKFKLEV; encoded by the exons ATGCCAG TTAAAGGGAAAAAGAGTGAACCAAAGGAAGACGTAAAAGAGGTTCTTTTATCAGGAATTTACATTTTTCCAAATGGAGATAAATATG AAGGGGAGTATTGCTTGACAGATGATGGGTCAATTGAGAGGCAAGGAGAAGGAATTCACTCTTCAGCAGATGGTACATGTTACAAAGGCCAGTGGGAAAAAGATAAGATGAACGGACATGGGACTCTTACACACCCAGGAGGAAGCAGTTATGAAGGGCATTTTTGTAACAATCAATTTCATGGTAGAGGCCAGTACACATGGCCTAATGGCTCGTTTTATGAAGGAGAGTTCAATGAAAATAG AATGGAGGGCGATGGTTCCTTTACAGATACGAACAGACAAGTTTGGGTTGGCACGTTTCGAAATCGAGCTGCTCCTGGTCTTAAGTTTAAGCTGGAAGTGTAG